The Streptomyces sp. NBC_01276 genome includes the window TGCGGTGACGTCGGCCGGTTCGTGTGGCGGGGCGACGTTCCGTAGCCGCAGGCGGCCGTCCGGGCGCGGGAGTGGGCCCGGTTAGGGTGCGGGTAGCCCGTTCCGATATGGCGTGTGCGGGTGAAGCCGATGAGAGACGTGTGCCACCCGGGCTCGGGGCGCAACATTCGTGGGCTGGCCTCGTTGACCATGGCATGAAGATCACGCGAGCGTTCGCACTCTCTGTCGTCGCTGCGACCACGGTGCTGGGGGCTGGGTGCGGCAGCGCCCAAGCCGCCGCAGGAACCGGGGTGCGGTCAGTCGTCGGCCTGGGCGGCAACTTCGGCGCCGTCCTTCCTGGGCGCCAAACAGACGCTCTTGACGATTACGCAGCATGGACCAGCGTTCAGGACTTTGGGTTGGTGACCGGCGCTATCGGTCACAACCTTGACAGGCTCGAAGGCACGCGCACGAATAATTCCATTCGGTACAATTAGGCGGCCAGTGGGAGTGTTCAATGAACGGCGGATCCGATGATCAAGGAGACGCCAGATGAGCGACACCACCACCATCGAGCAGATACCGGTCGGCGGGTCGGTGACCGGGACGGCTGCAACGGTCAGTGACGAGCAGTTGGTCGCGATGCTCGTGGACCGGGCCCGCGGCGAGGGGCTGCACCCGGGCCGAGCTCTGGCCGCACCGACAGAAGCCAGTCGTCGCCCGCACCCGCGTTCTCAGCACTACCTGATCCGGCCGCCGCTCGACCTCCTCGATCAGCAACGCGGACAGGTACGGAAACAGCTCCTGAGGCCCGGTGCCCAGTGTTCTGGGGGCAGTACCACCGGGCCGCCTTACCCTTGTTGGCGGTCTCAGTGGCCGTTGAGGGCGTGTGTGAGGGCGGTGCGGGTGATGTCGCCGGTGGTGGTGATGTGGGCGGCGATCCGTTCGCGTTCGGTGAGTGCGTCGGGTGTTGCGGCCGTTCGTCCGGCGGCGGGTCCGGGGCCCCACCGGTCTCTCCAGAGTTCCAGGGCGTGGACGTGGGGCAGGTTGGTCCAGTAGATGCCCCGGTGGAGGGGTGTCCAGAGGTCGTCTGTGAGGCTGACGACGAGTCTGGCGGTGAGTCCGGTACCCCTGTTGGGTCCGGTGCCTCCGTGGGTCTGTCCGGCCCGTTGAGCGCCTTCGGGGATGGGGTCCCAGTCCTGTAGCAGGCCGCGGTGGTCCAGTTCGGCGCGGAGGGCGGGGGCGAGTGCGCGGAGCCGGCTGACCCGGTGGGTTCCGTTTTTGCGGAGCCGGTCCCGTTCGGCGCGGATCCGTGCGCGGGCCGCGCGCAGCTCGGGTCCTCGCAGCCTCAGGACGTCGGCGTCCTCCTCGGCGCTGGCCTGCCACCGCGTCTCGGCGGTCTGCTGCTCCTGGACCAGGGCGTCAAGCCGCATCAGTTCGTCGGGGGGTACAGCAATGACCATGGTGTGTGGCATGCCCCCATCCTCGCCGGAGAGCGGCCCGAAGCGGGCACGGATCCGCCCCTCTCAGGGGTCCGCGCTAGCCGGATCTGAGTATCTATATAGATACTCCACTGTGACGGGCCTGAAGGGTGCTCGGGGGACATGTGTTCTGGATGTCTCTGGACTCTGCCGTGAGGCCCGTTGCAGGAGCTAGGGTCTGGTGCAACCTGCGGTGGCATGCCGTGTGTGGGTGATTCTCGTGCCCGGGTTTTTCCGGCTGTGAACTTTGTCAGGCGGGGGGTCACCTCCCGGCGCAGGGGTTCGTCCGCTGTTTGGGTGATCGACTTCCCGCCGAAGGTGTGGCTGGGTTTCGTGTATCGCTTACGGACCAGGAGCGACTACGTTCCGTTATGCTAGCTGTACGTTCAGTTGGCAGATCCGTTTGGTGCTTGGGCCCGCGGACCCGCTTGGACGTCCCTCTGTTTTCGGCGACTTCCTTGGGGCGGCCCGGACGGACCCCCGCAAGTACAGGAGAGTGCGCATGCCGACTGGTGACTCATTGATGAACTCCAAGTTCGCCATCGAGCTCGGTAAGTTCCATGTCGAGACGCTCCAGAGCGTTTCAGGCCTGACGCTGGGACAAGACGGGGTGGAGGGTAGGCCGCAAGCTGGCAAGACAGGCGAAGTCACCGTGACGCGGGGTACGGACAAGAGCACTGCGTTCACGGACTGGATCAAGGAGACTCTGGTCGATACTGACCCCGATGCTGCCCGGAAGAACATCACGATCGCGTTGACGGACACGAACAAGCAGACAGTTCGGCGTGTTCATCTCAGCAATGCCTGGGCATCTCGTTGGGAAGGCGCACAGCTCGGGGTAGCCAACTCCGCTTCCGCCGCAGAGCAAGTGACCATTGGCTACGAGGACGCCACCGTTGAGTAGTAGTGGCCCCCCGCCGGCCGGGCCCGCTTGCGGGCCTTTGGGCCTGGAGCGGAGCGGAGGGCCGGGGGTGGGAGCAGAGCGGACACCCCAACAGGCCGTAGGCCTGAACCCCGTGAAACGGGTGTGAATGGGTGCGGCGGTGGCACTGGATCGGCGTCAGCCAGGGCGGGATGACTGTCTCCTGCTCAGCCTGGGCGGTTGTAGTGATCATGGCTGTCACGAGGTGACGAAGTTGCTGCCGTCCGGTGCCAATCAGGAGGACGACCGGCTGCCATGGGCGTGCCAGTTCACAACTTGCGGGCCGCATGGTCGGCCAGGTCCTGCGCGCCCTGACCGCTGCGCCCGGCGTCCCGGTCCCCGACGGCCCCCGCGTCTCCGCGGCGGCGGCCCGCTCCCGCTCCACCACCCCCCGGCGCCGCCCCCGGGCAGGCCGCGCCTGCGGAGCCGGCCGTGCCCGCGCACTGGCGGCAGGCTGCTCCGGCCAGGGCCTTGGGCTGGTGCGGGTGACGGCGGAGCATCGGGCGGGGCCGCAGCGGTGCGGCTCGGGGCCGGCGAGGGGCCTGTCGTGTCAGGGGTTCAGTACTCCGGTGGGACCCGTCAGCGAACCGGAGGCGCTTGACAGTGCGCCGCTACTACCTCGGCTGGGGGCTCCTCACGGGGTTGTTGTTTTCGAGGAGCTTGTTGGCGACGTTGAGGACGGTCTTGTCGAGGTTCGTGGCATCGGCTCCCTGCGCGGGAAGCCCGTAGTTCTCAGGGTGCTCCGTGACCGCGCCCTTGACCTTCGTGTAGAGCTGCTCTTCAGTGGGAATCTGGGAAATCATCGACCCGGTGTCAGGAAGGCTGTCGACCCGGACGACCTTTCCCCCGAGGTCCTTTTGCAGGCCGTCAATTTTGTCCCGGACGTCGGCATGGGCGGGGGTGGTGACGGACATGGCGGCGGCGGCAAGCACGGCACCGCTGATGATTTTCTTCATAGCCAGAGAAACGACAGGCCGGTGGTCAGGAAACGGCCGCAGGCCCGCTGGCAGCCCGCCCCCGGCGTCGGATCTCGGGATCTCACACAGCCGACCCCGACCAGTCGACCCCGAGTTCGGCCAGCGCCCGCAGTTGTGTGGTGCCGAGCCGGTCGCGGCGCTGTTTTTGGTTGGCGAGCCACACCCCCGTACGGTGCTCACTCCCGTCCGGGAGGCGTTCGACGTGGGAGCGCCCCGGAGCGCCGCCACCCTCCCGGGCGAGGTACTGCCCGAGGGCCTGTACACCCGCTTCGAAGGCTGCCGCGCCCCGGCCCGACGTGGTGGCCGCCCGCTTCTTCGCGGGCGCCTGGCGACGCAGGTCGCCAACCGGCCTGCCTCGGCATCTTTGTGGGCAGCACCTGGCTCTGAGCGTCGCTTTCGTCCTCGACATCGGGGCCGGGGCAACGGACTGAGCCCAGGGTTAATCCGGGCTCCATTTTGATGCAGGATGGTGGTCGGGTGTTCGGCGGGCTGCTTCGCCGCGGGGGGCCGGCGGTGGGCTTTGGTTAGTGCGCTCCCTCTGGTCCTTTCCAGCTGCCGGGTATGGCTGAGTGCTGGTTCGAGGTGGAGTTGTAAGGGGTGTGGGAGGGGGCGGACATCCGAGTGGGTCGTAGGCCAGTGTCCGGTGAGTTGGGGTCATGTTCCGCGTTTGGGGGTTTGTCTGCTGTTCGGGTGATCGACTTCGCGCCGAAGGTGTGACTGGGATTCATATATCGCTGAGTGCGCCGATCTGGTTACGTTCCGTCATGTTGGCTGTATGGCAGTCGGCTGGCCCTTGGACGTTCGGTTGGATGTTCGGTCCTTCATGCTGGGAGGTTTCTGTCGTGGCGGCTGGCCTGGGGTGGCCGGATGAGGTTGTATCGCTCGTTTTCAAGTACAGGAGGCAGTGCGCATGCTGACCGGTGACACATTCAGCACTTCCGCGTTCGTCATTGAGCTCGGCAGGTTCCAGGTGGAGACGGTCCAGGCTGTTTCGGGACTGGCCCTGGAGCAGGACGTGGTGGA containing:
- a CDS encoding phage tail protein → MPTGDSLMNSKFAIELGKFHVETLQSVSGLTLGQDGVEGRPQAGKTGEVTVTRGTDKSTAFTDWIKETLVDTDPDAARKNITIALTDTNKQTVRRVHLSNAWASRWEGAQLGVANSASAAEQVTIGYEDATVE
- a CDS encoding helicase; the protein is MWLANQKQRRDRLGTTQLRALAELGVDWSGSAV